One Carassius gibelio isolate Cgi1373 ecotype wild population from Czech Republic chromosome A7, carGib1.2-hapl.c, whole genome shotgun sequence DNA window includes the following coding sequences:
- the LOC128017765 gene encoding ADAMTS-like protein 5: MQKSNNRKLSLSQTLTLITILLSPSCLSSLPSSRRVQLGGEGPQMHRLIYFMNEWASWGGWSVCSRSCGGGASVRTRTCITRNLVGGPCPGDTRQYKICNTKECPADSMDFRELQCKAFNDRPLVAGNSYRWTTFHGGSQPCELSCLAIGHNFYYNFGRVLDGTPCQSDQGTVCVNGKCLKPGCDLIFGSEQQEDVCMLCGGHNSTCLHHRSVYQSNGQNNELFGYSEVTMIPAGATHIRVTDNSRNYLALQNGRSQFVINGNWKINVPGEYSVAGTKLQYRRSADTWESFEVPGPTQEDLHIMVLSTDKNSGIEYEYWLPPDRYALYHGSSQLRQPHHTSNHLPFEHPTTTTTTATTQPVTKPHFWDPAARWPLHPPHKQQPVSRLERDENRRNRLPEIHRRGHCGKCRRVRGKGERQRQYCQKDFVFRAKVLEKVYLGEETRYDVQILHTYRNGYRLEHREFLWAPNRCDCPFLEEGHQYVLMLRQHINYERTLNRILLEEDSYAQPYRAREDNLLRPLEELCGNRGSRTQFRG; encoded by the exons ATGCAGAAGTCAAACAACAG GAAGCTGTCTCTGAGCCAGACCCTCACCCTCATAACAATACTGTTGTCTCCAAGTTGCCTGTCCTCTCTGCCT TCATCCAGACGAGTACAGCTGGGAGGTGAGGGACCACAGATGCACAGGCTGATATATTTCATGAATGAGTGGGCCTCTTGGGGCGGTTGGTCTGTGTGTTCACGCTCCTGTGGGGGAGGGGCGTCTGTCCGGACACGCACCTGCATCACCAG AAATCTGGTTGGAGGGCCGTGCCCGGGGGACACCAGGCAATACAAGATTTGTAACACAAAG GAGTGTCCTGCTGACTCTATGGACTTCAGGGAACTGCAGTGTAAAGCTTTCAATGACAGACCCCTGGTCGCTGGCAACAGTTACCGTTGGACTACCTTTCATGGAG GATCCCAGCCATGTGAGCTCAGTTGCCTGGCAATTGGACACAACTTCTACTACAACTTTGGACGGGTGCTGGACGGCACACCATGCCAATCAGATCAGGGGACAGTCTGTGTGAATGGAAAATGTCTG aagccAGGATGTGACTTGATCTTTGGATCTGAGCAGCAGGAGGATGTCTGCATGCTGTGTGGAGGCCACAACTCAACCTGCCTTCATCACAGAAGTGTTTATCAAAGCAACGGACAGAACAACG AACTGTTTGGGTACAGTGAGGTCACTATGATCCCGGCCGGAGCCACACACATCAGAGTGACTGATAACAGCAGAAACTATCTAG CGCTCCAGAATGGGCGTTCTCAGTTTGTGATCAATGGGAACTGGAAGATCAATGTTCCCGGCGAGTACAGTGTGGCAGGAACCAAACTTCAGTATCGGCGCTCTGCTGATACCTGGGAAAGCTTTGAAGTTCCAGGACCAACTCAGGAAGACCTGCACATCATG GTCTTGTCCACTGATAAGAACTCTGGGATTGAATATGAGTACTGGCTGCCTCCAGACCGTTATGCCCTGTATCATGGGAGTAGTCAACTTCGGCAGCCTCACCACACATCAAACCACTTACCTTTTGAACATCCAACCACTACGACCACCACTGCTACAACACAGCCGGTCACAAAACCTCATTTCTGGG ACCCTGCTGCTCGCTGGCCTCTTCATCCCCCCCATAAACAGCAGCCGGTCTCACGTTTGGAAAGAGATGAAAACCGCAGGAACCGACTGCCTGAAATACATCGCAGAG GCCACTGTGGGAAATGTCGCCGGGTACGAGGGAAAGGTGAGCGCCAGAGACAGTATTGCCAAAAAGATTTTG TATTTCGAGCAAAAGTGCTGGAAAAAGTCTATCTTGGAGAAGAGACCCGCTATGACGTCCAAATCCTCCACACATACCGCAACGGTTATCGTCTGGAGCATCGGGAGTTCCTGTGGGCGCCCAACAGATGTGACTGTCCCTTCCTGGAGGAGGGGCATCAGTATGTGTTGATGCTGCGACAGCATATTAATTATGAACGTACTCTCAATCGCATCCTGTTGGAGGAGGACAGCTATGCTCAGCCTTATCGAGCACGTGAGGACAACCTGCTGCGCCCCCTAGAGGAGCTCTGCGGTAACAGAGGCAGCAGGACTCAGTTCAGGGGGTAA